In the genome of Nitrospira sp., the window GTCCGTGATGCCCCACGAATCGATAAGCACCGGGAAAGTCAGGTTCAGGCTCTTGACGAACGGAGGAATATCCTTCGTGGTCGTCACCCGATCGATACTCACGGCGAGTACGACCAACCCGTCTTTCTCAAAGCTCTTATTGAGGACCTCCATCGAAGGCATTTCCTCCCGGCAGGGAGCGCACCACGTGGCCCAGAAATTCAAAAAGACCACTTTCCCGCGAAAGTCGGAGAGCCGATGGGGCTTGTCGTTTAGATCGATCAGAGAGAAATCCGGCGCCGCCTTCCCAACCACCAGCGGCTCATACTTCGAACTCTGCAGCCAGACAATGGCAAACGTCACGACGAGCACCACTGCGCCGGCGGCCAGGATAAACAACCGCGAACCGCCCTTCGGCCGTTCCTGATTGGTGGGTTGAGAAGAAGTTACCTGATCAGCCAAGACAAATCTCCCGTACAGTTTGCAGGATGCTCAAAATGGCCGTTCAGCAAGGCCGCAGCGAGTGAAGAGGCGAAGGCGTACGCTCTGGTACGTTGAGCCTCTGAGCGACGCGAGAACGCCGCTGACGGACTTTTTCAGCATCCTGCTCTAGGCGTAGGCGTGCAAGCCGGAAAGCAAGAAATTCACACCCCAGAAACAGAAAATCACCATCAAGAATCCGAACACCGCGTAGATCGCCGCCTTATGGCCTTCCCAGCCACGGGTCATCCGGGCATGGATGTAGGCGCCGTAAATCAGCCAGACGATCAGCGACCAGGTTTCTTTAGGATCCCAGCTCCAATAGCCGCCCCACGCATAATTCGCCCACATGGCGCCGAGAATAATCCCGAAGGCCAGCATCGGAAACCCGACGGTAATGGCTTTATACCCTAACTCATCAATCGTTTCGAGATCGGGAAATGCGGCATAGAAGCCGGTTGTTTTCCCGAGACGCTCCGCCCGCTCCTTGAAGAGATACATCACGCCAAGCCCCCCCGCTGTCGCAAATGCGGCGTAGCTCGTCAACGTCACGGACACATGGATGTAAATCCAATAGCTGTTGAGCGCCGGCACCAACGGTTCCGCCGTCTGATAGCGGTAGGGCAGGAGCGATGCGGCCCCCATAGCAATGAATCCGATGCCAACGACGAAAGCCCCAATCGCCTTAATCTTGTACCGCATCTCCAGGAGCACATAGCTGAGAATAATCGCCCAGGAAACATAGGCCATTGCTTCGAATTGATTCGACCAGGGCGCGAAGGTACCGGAGTGTTCCATCCGCTCGAATGCCCGGGTGAAGAGCGCGCCGGTGTTCAGCATCCATCCGAAGATGGTCACGAGCGTCGCGACTTGGCCAAGCTGCGTCGCCCACACGCCGTCACGCTCATCGAAACTATCCGGGAGATGCCCTGCCGGGGCGAGCGCCATCGACGGGCGCCGGGCGAACAAATACCCGATGTACAACACCAACGCGGCCAGATACAGCCAGAAGGTCATATCGAACAGAAACAATGACTTCATCATCACATATCCTCCGTCTATCGACTGCGCAGCGTCCTGCGCCCCGGCATCATACCCAAGGACAAGGCCGGTCGCTACCGGCTCACGCCTTGAACGTCTGGATCTTTTCCGTCAGCTTCCGGAATTCTTTTTGAAAATCGATCTGGCTTTTATGAGTCGTCCCGCCGAGATGGACCGTCACCCCCGTCTGACCCGGCACAATCTTGGCCCAGAGACGGCGATGGAAGATGAACGACGAAAGCGTAATGCCCACGACGATCATGGTACACCCCGTCCACACAATATTGATCCCGGGATTCTTCGCGATCTGGAGCCCGGTGAACTTCCTCGGCTTATACCCGACCAGTTCGAATTGGTACTTGGAGTCTTTGATATTGAAGAGGTCGGGAAATTGTTGAAAGAGCCACGGCGTGGCCTGCACGGAATCCCGTTCATTGATCACCAGCTTCACCGCAGGATTCGCATGCTCGATGGTCTTGGAATAGACCTTCTTTTCCGTGGAATTGAAGGCAAAATCTGCCACGAAATCCGTGATCGATAGTTTCACATTGAGGTCGGGCAGTGCCTGTTCCTTCTGCCATTCGAGATCGACCGTCTTCAATACCTTGTCAGTCTCTTTATCCTTGATGTTGACCCGCGCGACTTCGACCTGGTCCCACGCGTCGCCATAGCTGGATTGATAAAACCAGATCCCCTTGTAGACCAGCGGATCATTCACCGAAATCGTCTTGGTGACCACCGACTGCCCGCCGTCCACCACGGTTAAGGTGCTGTTGTACGATTTGACCGACCCGTTCTCGTGATAGTCGATCCAGAATTTATCGACCTTCAAGTCGAAGTTGCCTCGAGGGATATGATAGGTCTGGCCTTCCAGGCACACGCCGAACTCCTGAAACCCATAATAGGTCCCAAGCAACCCGCCGAAGATAATGACGGTCGCGCTCAAATGGGCCATGTGGGCGCCGACACGTCCCATTACCCCTTTGGTGGCGTAGACCGTCACTTCTCCCGGCTCATTTTTCGCGAGAACCCGGTACCCCTTCGTTACAAAATGATGCACCATCTGCTGGGCCACCGCTTCTTTGGTGTTGTCGAGGGGAATTTCCGCTTGCTGTTTCATGTTCTTGATGAACGCCATCGTGACGCCCACCTTGTCCTGCTTCATGGAGCGCCAGACGGAAGGGAACCGCTTATAAAAACAGGTCAGCGAATTGACGCAGAGCAGGCCGAGCAGACTCGTGAACCACCAGGTGTGATAGACATCTGTAAACCCCAGGCGAAGAAACCACCGGTACGCGTTCTCCCCGTACTCCTGAACATAGACCTCTGCCCGTTCACCTTGCTGGATCACCGTCCCGATCGTCGCGGTGATCGCAATAAACAGAAACAGGAAGATCGCGAGCTTGACGGAAGCAAAGAATTCAACGAGTTCACGCGAGAACTCCTCCCAGCCTAAACCGGGAGTCGACGGACGGATTGAGGGCTCTTTGGGGAGGGCGTCAGGTTGGCTATTCATGCAGCTCTATATTCGTCTTCGGCCCGGGCAATACTCACTCGTACGGAGAATTTTGGATGATCCCCAAAACAATCTGTTGCCGATTCTCTCGGCATCTCCGCTGAGTCTACGTCCCGGCCGAAGCTTTGGATTGCCAAAAGCGCTTCTAAGTGCGCGAAAATTTTGTCATCTTACAAGTGGATTTTGCCGAGTGTCAAGCAACGCCAGCGCGCCCAGGAAAGCGTGCCCCTACTATCGAATAAATAGACAAAAGAGCCTTAGTCCGCTAAGATTCAGCCAATTCTACAGAAACGAACCCGTCGCGGGCACAGTGCTCACCTGGCCAGACACCACACAGACGGTTTTCGACAACCAGAAACTAGAGGGGGTTCATGAGAAACAACTATCTATTTACTTCTGAATCAGTCACCGAAGGGCATCCCGATAAGATTGCCGATCAGATTTCCGACGGAATCCTTGATGCAATCCTTGCCCAGGACAAATACTCGCGCGTCGCCTGCGAGACG includes:
- a CDS encoding TlpA disulfide reductase family protein; translation: MADQVTSSQPTNQERPKGGSRLFILAAGAVVLVVTFAIVWLQSSKYEPLVVGKAAPDFSLIDLNDKPHRLSDFRGKVVFLNFWATWCAPCREEMPSMEVLNKSFEKDGLVVLAVSIDRVTTTKDIPPFVKSLNLTFPVLIDSWGITDKPYKRLGVPETFIIDQQGIVREIIIGPKDWTRIDNLKTLATLLNVTPQPAFPQGRGTMKPGSSEGAL
- the ccsB gene encoding c-type cytochrome biogenesis protein CcsB, whose amino-acid sequence is MMKSLFLFDMTFWLYLAALVLYIGYLFARRPSMALAPAGHLPDSFDERDGVWATQLGQVATLVTIFGWMLNTGALFTRAFERMEHSGTFAPWSNQFEAMAYVSWAIILSYVLLEMRYKIKAIGAFVVGIGFIAMGAASLLPYRYQTAEPLVPALNSYWIYIHVSVTLTSYAAFATAGGLGVMYLFKERAERLGKTTGFYAAFPDLETIDELGYKAITVGFPMLAFGIILGAMWANYAWGGYWSWDPKETWSLIVWLIYGAYIHARMTRGWEGHKAAIYAVFGFLMVIFCFWGVNFLLSGLHAYA
- a CDS encoding cytochrome c biogenesis protein ResB, with the protein product MNSQPDALPKEPSIRPSTPGLGWEEFSRELVEFFASVKLAIFLFLFIAITATIGTVIQQGERAEVYVQEYGENAYRWFLRLGFTDVYHTWWFTSLLGLLCVNSLTCFYKRFPSVWRSMKQDKVGVTMAFIKNMKQQAEIPLDNTKEAVAQQMVHHFVTKGYRVLAKNEPGEVTVYATKGVMGRVGAHMAHLSATVIIFGGLLGTYYGFQEFGVCLEGQTYHIPRGNFDLKVDKFWIDYHENGSVKSYNSTLTVVDGGQSVVTKTISVNDPLVYKGIWFYQSSYGDAWDQVEVARVNIKDKETDKVLKTVDLEWQKEQALPDLNVKLSITDFVADFAFNSTEKKVYSKTIEHANPAVKLVINERDSVQATPWLFQQFPDLFNIKDSKYQFELVGYKPRKFTGLQIAKNPGINIVWTGCTMIVVGITLSSFIFHRRLWAKIVPGQTGVTVHLGGTTHKSQIDFQKEFRKLTEKIQTFKA